In Helianthus annuus cultivar XRQ/B chromosome 9, HanXRQr2.0-SUNRISE, whole genome shotgun sequence, the following are encoded in one genomic region:
- the LOC110895830 gene encoding heavy metal-associated isoprenylated plant protein 39, producing MKKVVLKLDFLDEKIKQKAMKNVSSLTGVDSISMDMKDKKLTVTGDVDPVTVVSKLRKICHTEIVSVGPAKEPEKKDGGGGGDNKKKEDDKKKEEDKKKEEAKKKELEAKKKEEEALKLAYAAAVAHHHNHQPYPYYNYHQQQQQPYYQYNHPPTPYYSKVVHDENPNSCVIS from the exons atgaag AAAGTTGTGTTGAAATTAGACTTCTTGGATGAAAAAATCAAGCAAAAAGCCATGAAAAATGTCTCCAGTCTCACAG GTGTAGATTCAATATCAATGGATATGAAAGACAAGAAACTGACAGTAACAGGGGATGTAGATCCAGTGACAGTTGTGTCAAAACTGAGAAAGATTTGTCACACAGAGATTGTATCAGTTGGTCCAGCAAAGGAGCCAGAGAAGAaagatggcggtggtggtggtgacaacaagaagaaagaagatgataaaaagaaagaagaagacaagaagaaagaagaagctaAGAAGAAAGAATTAGAAgccaaaaagaaagaagaagaagctTTGAAATTAGCTTATGCTGCTGCTGTTGCACATCATCATAATCATCAGCCATACCCTTATTATAACTAtcatcaacagcagcagcaaccttACTATCAGTATAATCATCCTCCCACACCATACTATTCAAAAGTTGTTCATGATGAGAACCCTAATAGTTGTGTTATTAGTTGA